The Burkholderia ambifaria AMMD genome includes a region encoding these proteins:
- a CDS encoding cupin domain-containing protein: MTHVTHLVDLMQAPARLTQSRVPAGLLLDGNPMQTLSHHYISPCGQFSCGIWECTPGRWTIDYDESEYCEMLSGVAIVRGAHGGERVLRAGDRFVIPPGFRGTWEVVETCRKIYASHAPQAEPSRA, encoded by the coding sequence ATGACCCACGTCACCCATCTCGTCGACCTGATGCAGGCGCCGGCCCGGCTCACGCAAAGCCGCGTGCCGGCCGGGCTGCTGCTCGACGGCAATCCGATGCAGACACTGTCGCATCACTACATCAGCCCGTGCGGGCAGTTCAGTTGCGGGATCTGGGAATGCACGCCCGGACGCTGGACGATCGACTACGACGAGTCGGAGTACTGCGAGATGCTGAGCGGCGTCGCGATCGTGCGCGGTGCGCACGGCGGCGAGCGCGTGCTGCGCGCCGGCGACCGCTTCGTGATTCCGCCGGGTTTTCGCGGCACGTGGGAGGTTGTCGAGACGTGCCGGAAGATCTACGCGTCGCATGCGCCGCAGGCCGAGCCGTCGCGCGCGTAG
- the wrbA gene encoding NAD(P)H:quinone oxidoreductase yields the protein MAKVLVLYYSSYGHVETMAQHIAEGAKSVPGVEVTLKRVPETIPADQAKAIGVKVDQAAPVATVDELPNYDAIIFGTPTRFGNMAGQMRTFLDQTGGLWMKGALVGKIGSVFASTGTQHGGQETTITSFHTTLLHQGMVIVGVPYACSGLVNMSEITGGTPYGATTLAGADGSRQPSANELDIARYQGKHVAELAVKLAS from the coding sequence ATGGCCAAGGTACTCGTTCTTTACTACTCGTCCTACGGGCACGTCGAAACGATGGCGCAGCACATCGCGGAAGGCGCGAAATCGGTGCCCGGCGTCGAGGTCACGCTCAAGCGCGTGCCGGAAACCATCCCCGCCGACCAGGCAAAGGCCATCGGCGTGAAGGTCGACCAGGCCGCGCCCGTCGCCACCGTGGACGAGCTCCCGAACTACGACGCGATCATCTTCGGCACGCCGACCCGCTTCGGCAACATGGCCGGCCAGATGCGCACGTTCCTCGACCAGACCGGCGGCCTGTGGATGAAGGGCGCGCTCGTCGGCAAGATCGGCAGCGTGTTCGCGTCGACCGGCACGCAGCACGGCGGCCAGGAAACGACCATCACGTCGTTCCACACGACGCTACTGCACCAGGGGATGGTGATCGTGGGCGTGCCCTACGCATGCAGCGGGCTCGTCAACATGAGCGAGATCACGGGCGGCACGCCGTACGGCGCGACCACGCTCGCGGGCGCGGACGGCAGCCGTCAGCCGAGTGCGAACGAACTCGACATCGCGCGCTACCAGGGCAAGCACGTCGCGGAACTGGCCGTGAAGCTCGCGTCGTAA
- a CDS encoding pirin family protein: MIETRAANQRGHAEHGWLSSRHTFSFANYYDPKQVGFSDLLVINDDRVAPGRGFGTHPHRDMEILSYVLDGALEHKDSMGTGSVIVPGDVQLMSAGTGVRHSEFNHSHETPVHFLQIWVGPSEKGAEPRYQQTNVAEADKRGRLTPIVSPDGNGGSLKIRQDTRIYAGLFDGDERATLELAPGRFAYVHVARGSVTVNGVTLGEGDGARIRDEQALTFADGKDAEVLVFDLRPVEVTAEWA; this comes from the coding sequence ATGATCGAGACTCGTGCAGCAAACCAACGTGGCCACGCCGAGCATGGCTGGCTCAGCTCCCGTCACACGTTTTCGTTCGCGAACTACTACGACCCGAAGCAAGTCGGCTTCTCCGATCTGCTGGTGATCAACGACGACCGCGTCGCCCCGGGCCGCGGCTTCGGCACGCACCCGCACCGCGACATGGAAATCCTGTCGTACGTGCTCGACGGTGCGCTGGAGCACAAGGATTCGATGGGCACCGGGTCGGTGATCGTGCCGGGCGACGTCCAGTTGATGAGCGCGGGTACCGGCGTGCGTCACAGCGAGTTCAACCACTCGCACGAAACGCCCGTCCACTTCCTGCAGATCTGGGTCGGACCGTCCGAGAAGGGTGCCGAGCCGCGCTATCAGCAGACGAATGTCGCGGAGGCCGACAAGCGCGGCAGGCTCACGCCGATCGTGTCGCCCGACGGTAACGGCGGTTCGCTGAAGATCCGCCAGGACACGCGGATCTACGCCGGCCTGTTCGACGGCGACGAGCGCGCCACGCTCGAACTGGCACCGGGCCGCTTCGCCTACGTGCATGTCGCACGCGGCAGCGTGACGGTCAACGGCGTGACGCTCGGCGAAGGTGACGGCGCACGCATCCGCGACGAACAGGCGCTGACGTTCGCCGACGGCAAGGATGCCGAGGTGCTGGTATTCGACCTGCGCCCGGTCGAAGTGACGGCCGAGTGGGCGTGA
- a CDS encoding NAD(P)/FAD-dependent oxidoreductase, protein MLKFENQQHIQSYYADTANDRTRHPSLDGAVSADVCVIGGGLTGLTAALDLAERGHSVVLVEASRIGWGASGRNGGQLIAGYSCDIDTFSAYLPDDDVRQIWAMGLESVDLVRQRVERYGIDCDLTLGYLTAANKKRHIDALRKWRDTAASRFGYRGYEIVERADMRRFVASDRYVGGLRHEGSGHLHPLNYTLGLARAARAAGVTIHEDTPALALERAAPYHRVRCARGHVDARYVVLAGNAYLGQLAPALARKIIPVATYVIATEPLGAARAAETMPADAAISDCNSALDYFRLTRDRRLLWGGKASSSTRTPRDLAQAMRHDMLKTFPQLADVRIDYAWGGLIDATMNRAPHFGRLEPTVYFAQGFSGHGVNVTGLAGRLIAEAIDAQAARFDLFGRIRHRDFPGGRALRTPMLALAMAWHRTMDLL, encoded by the coding sequence ATGCTCAAGTTCGAAAATCAGCAACATATTCAGTCGTACTATGCAGATACCGCCAACGACCGAACCCGCCATCCATCGCTTGATGGAGCCGTGTCGGCCGACGTGTGCGTGATCGGCGGCGGGCTCACCGGCCTCACCGCGGCGCTCGATCTCGCCGAGCGCGGCCATTCGGTCGTGCTCGTCGAGGCATCACGGATCGGCTGGGGCGCCAGCGGTCGCAATGGCGGCCAGTTGATCGCCGGATACTCGTGCGACATCGATACGTTCTCGGCTTATCTTCCGGACGACGACGTGCGGCAGATATGGGCGATGGGGCTCGAATCGGTCGATCTCGTCCGGCAGCGGGTCGAGCGCTACGGCATCGATTGCGACCTGACCCTCGGTTATCTGACGGCCGCGAACAAGAAGCGCCACATCGACGCGCTGCGCAAATGGCGCGACACCGCGGCGAGCCGCTTCGGCTATCGCGGCTACGAAATCGTCGAACGTGCCGACATGCGGCGCTTCGTCGCTTCGGACCGCTACGTCGGCGGCCTGCGTCATGAAGGCAGCGGCCATCTGCATCCGCTGAACTACACGCTCGGCCTCGCACGCGCGGCGCGCGCGGCCGGCGTGACGATCCACGAGGACACGCCGGCGCTCGCGCTCGAGCGCGCCGCGCCGTACCACCGCGTCAGGTGTGCGCGCGGCCACGTGGACGCCCGCTACGTCGTGCTGGCCGGCAATGCGTACCTCGGGCAGCTGGCGCCGGCGCTCGCACGCAAGATCATCCCGGTGGCGACCTACGTGATCGCGACGGAGCCGCTCGGCGCCGCACGCGCGGCCGAAACGATGCCGGCCGACGCGGCAATCAGCGACTGCAATTCGGCGCTCGACTATTTCCGGCTGACGCGCGATCGCCGGTTGCTGTGGGGCGGCAAGGCGAGCAGCTCGACGCGCACCCCGCGCGATCTCGCGCAGGCGATGCGGCACGACATGCTGAAGACGTTCCCGCAGCTCGCCGACGTACGGATCGACTACGCGTGGGGCGGCCTGATCGACGCGACGATGAATCGCGCGCCGCATTTCGGGCGGCTCGAGCCGACCGTGTATTTCGCGCAGGGCTTCTCCGGGCACGGCGTGAACGTGACCGGTCTCGCGGGGCGGCTGATCGCGGAAGCGATCGACGCGCAGGCTGCGCGTTTCGACCTGTTCGGCCGCATTCGCCATCGCGACTTTCCGGGCGGCCGCGCGCTGCGCACGCCGATGCTGGCGCTCGCTATGGCATGGCACCGGACGATGGATCTGCTTTGA
- a CDS encoding amidase family protein: MTQELWRLSAAEMAAYVARRDVSSTELVHSCLRRLEQVNPVINAIVDVLADSALQAASEADAAIARGAPVGPLHGVPVTVKINVDTAGRATTNGVRAFAGLLAQEDSPVTANLRNAGAIVIGRSNAPAFSYRWFTDNELHGRTSNPWNPSLTPGGSSGGAAAAVAAGIGAIAHGNDLGGSIRYPAYACGVAGLRPSTGRVPAYNATQSKDRTLAVQLASVQGPLARTVGDLRVALDAMAVGDARDAWWMPVAPVARDATFPVRVAVCPALPGVPSDPVVVEAVRQAARWLEEAGCVVEEAQPPRIAEACTLWLDLVTNEARSGLGDVIMQHGDAAIRTAFASQRRLASPLDLAGYMNGLARRTALLRDWQQFFTRYPLLLMPVSCAQPFAIDADQHGDDAMRDIVAMQGPLLATALLGLPGLSVPTGVRDGVPTGVQLVAGRFQEALCLAAGEAIEARAGTFTPIDPVTGS; the protein is encoded by the coding sequence ATGACCCAGGAATTGTGGCGTCTGAGCGCGGCCGAGATGGCCGCGTACGTCGCGCGGCGCGACGTGTCGTCGACGGAACTCGTGCACAGCTGCCTGCGGCGGCTCGAGCAGGTGAACCCCGTCATCAACGCGATCGTCGACGTGCTGGCCGACAGCGCGTTGCAGGCGGCTTCCGAAGCCGATGCCGCGATCGCGCGCGGCGCGCCGGTCGGCCCGCTGCACGGCGTGCCGGTGACGGTGAAGATCAACGTCGACACGGCCGGCCGCGCGACGACGAACGGGGTGCGCGCATTTGCCGGCCTGCTCGCGCAGGAAGACAGCCCGGTGACCGCGAACCTGCGCAACGCCGGCGCGATCGTGATCGGGCGCAGCAATGCGCCGGCGTTTTCGTATCGGTGGTTCACCGACAACGAGCTGCACGGCCGCACGTCGAATCCGTGGAATCCGTCGCTGACGCCGGGCGGCTCCAGCGGCGGCGCGGCCGCCGCGGTCGCCGCCGGCATCGGCGCGATCGCGCACGGCAACGACCTCGGCGGTTCGATCCGCTACCCGGCCTACGCATGCGGCGTCGCGGGGTTGCGGCCGAGCACCGGCCGCGTGCCGGCCTACAACGCGACGCAATCGAAGGACCGTACGCTCGCCGTGCAGCTCGCGTCCGTGCAAGGGCCGCTCGCGCGCACAGTCGGCGACCTGCGCGTCGCGCTCGATGCGATGGCGGTGGGCGACGCGCGCGACGCGTGGTGGATGCCGGTCGCGCCGGTCGCTCGCGACGCGACGTTCCCGGTACGGGTTGCCGTGTGTCCGGCGCTACCCGGCGTGCCGTCGGACCCGGTGGTCGTCGAAGCGGTCCGGCAGGCCGCGCGCTGGCTGGAAGAGGCGGGCTGCGTCGTCGAGGAAGCGCAACCGCCGCGGATCGCCGAAGCGTGCACGCTGTGGCTCGACCTCGTGACGAACGAAGCGCGCAGCGGGCTCGGCGACGTGATCATGCAGCACGGCGACGCGGCGATCCGCACCGCGTTCGCGAGCCAGCGCAGGCTCGCGTCGCCGCTCGACCTCGCCGGCTACATGAACGGCCTGGCGCGGCGGACTGCTCTTCTGCGCGACTGGCAGCAGTTCTTCACGCGTTACCCGCTGCTGCTGATGCCGGTGTCGTGTGCGCAGCCGTTCGCGATCGATGCCGACCAGCACGGCGATGACGCGATGCGCGACATCGTCGCCATGCAGGGGCCGTTGCTGGCGACGGCGCTGCTCGGGCTGCCGGGGCTGTCGGTGCCGACCGGCGTGCGCGACGGCGTGCCGACGGGCGTGCAACTCGTCGCCGGGCGCTTCCAGGAGGCGCTGTGCCTCGCCGCCGGCGAGGCGATCGAGGCGCGCGCCGGCACGTTCACGCCGATCGATCCGGTGACCGGATCGTGA
- a CDS encoding aldehyde dehydrogenase: MNPSTFEDWQARAAVLRIEARAFIDGDLCHAHTGATFACVSPIDGRVLAHVADCGADDVDAAVAAARRAFDAQAWAGMNPRARKAVLQRWAALMREHRDELALLETLDTGKPIADTTAIDVPAAAHCVDWYAEAIDKVGGEVVPADRHLVGLVTREPIGVVAAVVPWNFPLLMAAWKFAPALAAGNSVVLKPSEKSPLTAIRVAQLACDAGVPPGVFSVVPGGAEPGRLLALHRDVDCIAFTGSARTGQQIMACAAQSNLKRVWLELGGKSPNIVLPDCPDLDRAAQAAADAIFFNMGEVCTAGSRLLVHRDIKEAFVDRLVAASRRFAPGHPLDPAVAMGAIVDRAQLERVMRYIGIGREEGRLVTGGARVREDTGGFYVEPTVFEVDAHATIAREEIFGPVLSVIAFDDVDTAVRIANDTEYGLAAAVWSADLATAHTVARRLRAGTVWVNCYGDGGDDMNFPFGGYKQSGNGRDKSLHALDKYTELKSTIVRL, translated from the coding sequence ATGAATCCATCCACATTCGAAGACTGGCAGGCCCGCGCGGCCGTGCTGCGGATCGAAGCGCGCGCGTTTATCGACGGCGACCTGTGCCACGCGCACACCGGGGCGACGTTCGCGTGCGTGAGTCCGATCGACGGCCGCGTGCTCGCGCACGTGGCCGACTGCGGCGCCGACGACGTCGATGCGGCCGTGGCGGCCGCGCGCCGCGCGTTCGACGCGCAGGCGTGGGCCGGCATGAATCCGCGTGCCCGCAAGGCCGTGCTGCAGCGCTGGGCGGCGCTGATGCGCGAGCATCGCGACGAACTTGCGCTGCTCGAGACGCTCGACACCGGAAAGCCGATTGCCGACACCACGGCCATCGACGTGCCGGCCGCCGCGCATTGCGTCGACTGGTACGCCGAAGCGATCGACAAGGTCGGCGGCGAGGTCGTGCCGGCCGACCGTCATCTCGTCGGGCTCGTCACGCGCGAGCCGATCGGCGTCGTCGCGGCGGTCGTGCCGTGGAATTTTCCGCTGTTGATGGCCGCGTGGAAATTCGCGCCGGCGCTCGCGGCCGGCAACAGCGTCGTGCTCAAGCCGTCCGAGAAGTCGCCGCTGACCGCGATTCGCGTCGCGCAGCTCGCCTGCGACGCCGGTGTGCCGCCCGGCGTGTTCAGCGTCGTGCCCGGCGGCGCCGAGCCGGGACGGCTGCTGGCGCTGCATCGCGACGTCGACTGCATCGCGTTCACCGGCTCGGCGCGCACCGGGCAGCAGATCATGGCGTGCGCCGCGCAATCGAACCTGAAGCGCGTATGGCTCGAACTGGGCGGCAAGTCGCCGAACATCGTGCTGCCCGATTGCCCGGACCTCGATCGCGCCGCGCAGGCGGCGGCCGATGCGATCTTCTTCAACATGGGGGAAGTGTGCACGGCGGGCTCGCGCCTGCTCGTGCATCGCGACATCAAGGAGGCGTTCGTCGACCGGCTGGTCGCTGCGTCGCGACGCTTCGCACCGGGGCATCCGCTCGATCCCGCGGTGGCGATGGGCGCGATCGTCGATCGTGCGCAGCTCGAGCGCGTGATGCGCTACATCGGCATCGGACGGGAGGAAGGGCGCCTCGTGACGGGCGGAGCGCGCGTGCGCGAGGACACGGGCGGGTTCTATGTCGAGCCGACCGTGTTCGAGGTCGACGCGCACGCGACGATCGCGCGCGAGGAGATCTTCGGGCCGGTGCTGTCGGTGATCGCGTTCGACGACGTCGACACGGCCGTACGCATCGCCAACGATACCGAGTACGGGCTCGCGGCGGCCGTGTGGTCGGCCGACCTCGCGACGGCACACACGGTCGCGCGGCGCCTGCGTGCCGGCACGGTGTGGGTCAACTGCTACGGCGACGGCGGCGACGACATGAACTTCCCGTTCGGCGGCTACAAGCAGTCGGGCAACGGTCGCGACAAGTCGCTGCACGCGCTCGACAAATACACCGAGCTCAAATCGACGATCGTGCGGTTGTGA
- a CDS encoding ABC transporter permease subunit gives MTRANRLLSACVLGVGFLFLYVPIASLVVYSFNASKLVTVWSGFSFRWYGVLLHDGELLTAAWLSLKIAVLTATASVAIGTWAGFVLARMGRFRGFTLYAAMINAPLVIPEVIQGISLLLLFVAMQQTFGWPAGRGWLTIWIGHVMLCLSFVAVIVQSRVKELDRSIEEAALDLGARPLKVFFVITLPLIAQALVSGWLLAFTVSIDDVILSAFLSGPGSTTLPLVVFSRVRLGLNPEMNALATVFITVVTIGVVVVNRSMLARERRQARDARAWHAACAPDAPSAPTVSPPARASAVHARRDPAPHPVK, from the coding sequence ATGACCCGCGCGAATCGCCTGTTGTCCGCCTGTGTGCTGGGCGTGGGCTTCCTGTTCCTGTACGTGCCGATCGCGAGCCTCGTCGTCTATTCGTTCAACGCGTCGAAGCTCGTGACGGTGTGGTCCGGCTTCTCGTTTCGCTGGTACGGCGTGCTACTGCACGACGGCGAACTGCTGACGGCCGCGTGGCTGTCGCTGAAGATCGCGGTGCTGACGGCGACCGCGTCGGTCGCGATCGGCACCTGGGCCGGCTTCGTGCTGGCCCGCATGGGGCGCTTTCGCGGCTTCACGCTCTATGCGGCAATGATCAACGCGCCACTGGTGATTCCCGAAGTGATCCAGGGCATCTCGCTGCTGCTGCTGTTCGTCGCGATGCAGCAGACCTTCGGCTGGCCTGCCGGGCGCGGCTGGCTGACGATCTGGATCGGCCACGTGATGCTGTGCCTGTCGTTCGTCGCGGTGATCGTGCAGTCGCGCGTGAAGGAGCTCGATCGCTCGATCGAGGAAGCCGCGCTCGACCTCGGTGCCCGGCCGTTGAAGGTGTTCTTCGTGATCACGCTGCCGCTGATCGCGCAGGCGCTGGTGTCCGGCTGGCTGCTCGCGTTCACCGTGTCGATCGACGACGTCATTCTTTCTGCCTTCCTGTCGGGCCCCGGTTCGACGACGCTGCCGCTCGTCGTGTTCTCGCGCGTGCGGCTCGGCTTGAACCCGGAGATGAACGCGCTCGCGACGGTGTTCATCACGGTCGTGACGATCGGCGTCGTCGTCGTGAACCGCTCGATGCTGGCCCGCGAGCGACGGCAAGCCCGCGACGCCCGTGCGTGGCACGCGGCCTGCGCGCCGGACGCACCGTCTGCACCGACGGTCTCGCCGCCCGCTCGCGCGTCGGCCGTGCACGCGCGCCGCGACCCCGCACCGCATCCCGTGAAGTGA
- a CDS encoding LrgB family protein: protein MTAFPKLGAIWVYLAATPLLGLTITLIAYLIAQAVYARARFNPLANPVLIAVALIVVLLTITHTPYPTYFEGAQFVHFLLGPATVALALPLYRQWSKLRRAAVPLLVGLLAGSLTAIVSAVGIAALFGASHQTIASLAPKSATTPIAMAVAQAIGGIPSLTAVLVISTGIFGAVCARGILNALRIEEPAVRGFALGVASHGIGTARAFQVSEEAGAFAGLGMGLNGVLTAFIVPILLPVLSRWI, encoded by the coding sequence GTGACGGCCTTCCCGAAACTCGGCGCGATCTGGGTCTACCTCGCCGCAACCCCGCTGCTCGGCCTGACGATCACGCTGATCGCCTACCTGATTGCACAGGCCGTCTATGCACGCGCACGCTTCAACCCGCTCGCGAACCCGGTGCTGATCGCGGTCGCGCTGATCGTCGTGCTGCTGACGATCACGCACACGCCGTATCCGACGTATTTCGAGGGCGCGCAGTTCGTCCACTTCCTGCTCGGCCCGGCGACCGTCGCGCTGGCGCTGCCGCTGTACCGCCAGTGGTCGAAGCTGCGGCGCGCCGCGGTGCCGCTGCTCGTCGGGCTGCTGGCGGGCTCGCTGACCGCGATCGTGTCGGCGGTCGGCATCGCCGCGCTGTTCGGCGCGTCGCACCAGACGATCGCGTCGCTCGCGCCGAAATCCGCGACCACGCCGATCGCGATGGCCGTCGCGCAGGCGATCGGCGGGATTCCGTCGCTGACCGCGGTGCTGGTGATCTCGACGGGGATTTTCGGCGCCGTGTGCGCACGCGGGATCCTGAACGCGCTGCGTATCGAGGAGCCGGCCGTGCGCGGTTTCGCGCTCGGCGTCGCATCGCACGGGATCGGCACCGCGCGCGCGTTCCAGGTCAGCGAGGAGGCCGGCGCGTTCGCCGGGCTCGGGATGGGGCTGAACGGCGTGCTGACCGCGTTCATCGTGCCGATCCTGCTGCCGGTGCTGTCGCGCTGGATCTGA
- a CDS encoding CidA/LrgA family protein gives MLQAFAVLLTFQCLGEGVSYLFGLPVPGPVIGMLLLFGFVMLRPQAADAIEPTALELLRHLSLLFVPAGVGIMVSADRVRGDALAVVVALAVSTSLAIAVTALVTRALLRRQRRGHGAAEGTP, from the coding sequence ATGCTGCAGGCGTTCGCGGTCTTGCTGACCTTCCAGTGTCTCGGGGAAGGCGTGTCCTATCTGTTCGGCCTGCCGGTGCCGGGCCCCGTGATCGGCATGCTGCTGCTGTTCGGCTTCGTGATGCTGCGCCCGCAGGCGGCCGACGCGATCGAACCGACCGCGCTCGAACTGCTGCGCCATCTGTCGCTGCTGTTCGTGCCGGCCGGCGTCGGCATCATGGTGTCGGCCGACCGCGTGCGCGGCGATGCGCTCGCGGTCGTCGTCGCGCTGGCGGTCAGCACGTCGCTCGCGATCGCCGTGACGGCGCTCGTCACGCGCGCGTTGCTGCGCCGCCAGCGGCGCGGGCACGGCGCGGCGGAGGGCACGCCGTGA
- a CDS encoding DUF3138 family protein, whose protein sequence is MKKKMLCALIAGALPGLAVASSSAEQIRALQQQLAVLQRQMSALQSQLAAKPVAAQASSAAATSTPAADPSASGYGHAPAVLTNDDVTEIRQQVANQRLKVDSLTDAARTGPIAGLSVTGYLDPTYVYNRGAGTSSFQFANHESAYTYYNSTFGDVFLDIKKTFGVGPSAPSAEITLMPNRGAGLSMMTGSGASGLDIVNTAVVTVPLSGTTAFIGGLVLGFGGYEYQQSNQMLTLTHNLLYDFSDPGSSIGAGGINYLSPSGQWAWKFFVGNEQFRSAGAVTQTGVNALGDPITTSNKVPTFTARVDYMRGSALDIGGSINIGRQTLPSAIDPATGNVHYGVGGNAPGAYGAFFFAEADATYTLADAQYNAEFDYGQQQHGAFNGGLAQWFGLSLLAHRKFNVPVVGRMGATLRYDLLVNRKNGGGGSSIGLNGNGMDPYNGFGIDADCLAMSKANGGVGFECKGATRQAAAFDLLFYPTQQVTVKVEYRHDWASNKVFLRHDGSYAKSNDLLATQLIYAF, encoded by the coding sequence ATGAAAAAGAAGATGCTGTGCGCGCTGATCGCCGGTGCGTTGCCGGGGTTGGCCGTCGCGAGTTCGAGCGCCGAGCAGATCAGGGCGCTGCAACAGCAGCTCGCCGTGCTGCAGCGGCAGATGAGCGCGCTGCAATCGCAACTCGCCGCGAAACCGGTGGCCGCGCAGGCTTCGTCGGCCGCGGCGACGAGTACGCCCGCGGCCGACCCATCGGCGTCCGGCTACGGGCACGCGCCTGCGGTGCTGACCAACGACGACGTGACCGAGATCCGTCAGCAGGTCGCGAACCAGCGGCTGAAGGTCGACTCGCTCACCGACGCCGCGCGCACCGGCCCGATCGCCGGGTTGTCGGTGACCGGCTACCTCGATCCGACCTACGTGTACAACCGGGGCGCCGGCACGTCGTCGTTCCAGTTCGCGAATCACGAGAGCGCGTACACCTACTACAACAGCACGTTTGGCGACGTATTCCTCGACATCAAGAAGACGTTCGGCGTCGGGCCGAGCGCGCCGTCCGCCGAAATCACGCTGATGCCGAACCGCGGCGCCGGCCTGTCGATGATGACGGGCAGCGGCGCGAGCGGTCTCGACATCGTGAACACTGCCGTCGTCACGGTGCCGCTGTCGGGCACGACCGCGTTCATCGGCGGGCTGGTGCTCGGCTTCGGCGGCTACGAGTACCAGCAGTCGAACCAGATGCTCACGCTCACGCACAACCTGCTGTACGACTTCTCGGATCCGGGTTCGTCGATCGGCGCGGGCGGCATCAACTACCTGAGTCCGAGCGGGCAGTGGGCGTGGAAGTTCTTCGTCGGCAACGAGCAGTTCCGCAGCGCGGGCGCGGTCACGCAGACCGGCGTGAACGCACTCGGCGATCCGATCACGACGAGCAACAAGGTGCCCACCTTCACCGCGCGCGTCGACTACATGCGCGGCAGCGCGCTGGATATCGGCGGGTCGATCAACATCGGCCGCCAGACGCTGCCGAGCGCGATCGACCCGGCCACCGGCAACGTGCACTACGGCGTGGGCGGCAATGCGCCCGGCGCATACGGTGCGTTTTTCTTCGCGGAAGCCGACGCGACCTACACGCTCGCCGACGCGCAGTACAACGCGGAGTTCGACTACGGCCAGCAGCAGCACGGCGCGTTCAACGGCGGGCTTGCGCAGTGGTTCGGGTTGTCGTTGCTCGCGCATCGCAAGTTCAACGTGCCGGTGGTCGGCCGCATGGGCGCGACGTTGCGCTACGACCTGCTCGTCAACCGCAAGAATGGCGGCGGCGGATCGTCGATCGGCCTGAACGGCAACGGGATGGATCCGTACAACGGCTTCGGCATCGACGCGGACTGCCTCGCGATGTCGAAGGCGAACGGCGGCGTCGGCTTCGAGTGCAAGGGCGCGACGCGGCAGGCGGCTGCATTCGACCTGCTGTTCTATCCGACCCAGCAAGTGACGGTCAAGGTCGAGTATCGGCACGACTGGGCGAGCAACAAGGTATTCCTGCGTCACGACGGGTCGTATGCAAAGTCGAACGACCTGCTCGCGACCCAACTCATCTACGCGTTCTGA
- a CDS encoding LysR family transcriptional regulator has translation MELNDLRIFVSTVDAGSFTAAADQLMLSKQFVSRRTMALEASLGVRLLHRNTRNLAVTESGQEFYARAQRILAEVADAEQAMSVRSTELHGSLKISAPLSFGITHVSPLIAEFLAAHPAVRLNLDLTDRRVDLIGEGFDLVLRIGALEDSTLIARPLGAWKMIACASPAYLKRQGTPDTPADLAAHTCLLYGRERRVGWEFRIDGAARTFDVQGPLVANNGEVVRDAAIAGLGIALLPHFIVGAALDSGALVPVLDAYAPSPITLNAVFPQHREGFVTLRTFIGFLAERLGMRR, from the coding sequence ATGGAACTCAACGACCTCAGGATCTTCGTGTCGACCGTCGATGCGGGCAGCTTCACGGCGGCGGCCGATCAACTGATGCTGTCCAAGCAATTCGTGAGCCGGCGCACGATGGCGTTGGAGGCGTCGCTCGGCGTGCGCCTCCTGCATCGCAATACGCGCAATCTCGCGGTCACGGAATCGGGGCAGGAGTTCTATGCGCGCGCGCAGCGGATCCTCGCCGAGGTCGCCGACGCCGAGCAGGCGATGTCGGTGCGCAGCACCGAACTGCATGGCTCGCTGAAGATCAGCGCGCCGCTGTCGTTCGGGATCACGCACGTGTCGCCGCTGATCGCCGAATTCCTGGCCGCGCATCCGGCCGTGCGGCTGAACCTCGACCTGACCGACCGGCGCGTCGATCTCATCGGCGAGGGCTTCGACCTCGTGCTGCGGATCGGCGCGCTCGAGGATTCGACGCTGATCGCGCGTCCGCTCGGTGCGTGGAAGATGATCGCGTGCGCGAGCCCCGCTTACCTGAAGCGGCAGGGCACGCCCGACACGCCAGCCGATCTCGCCGCGCACACGTGCCTGCTGTACGGCCGCGAGCGGCGCGTCGGCTGGGAATTCCGGATCGACGGCGCGGCGCGCACGTTCGACGTGCAGGGGCCGCTCGTCGCGAACAACGGTGAAGTCGTGCGCGACGCGGCGATCGCGGGGCTCGGCATCGCGCTGCTGCCGCATTTCATCGTCGGCGCGGCGCTCGACAGCGGCGCGCTCGTGCCGGTGCTCGACGCGTACGCGCCGTCGCCGATCACGCTGAACGCGGTGTTTCCGCAGCATCGGGAAGGGTTCGTCACGCTGCGCACCTTCATCGGATTTCTGGCGGAGCGGCTGGGTATGCGGAGGTAG